In Gammaproteobacteria bacterium, one genomic interval encodes:
- a CDS encoding MFS transporter, whose amino-acid sequence MSQSALSTPAYRRFLYGSTVTTHGLWILRLALGWQAWQLTESEFFVAAVAFAAYFPVAVLGPVFGAYADRWDRRRAAQIFNVLNIGVTAGLFGLSALGLMTPTALFLLALSFGVFSGGYTPMRLALMANLVPSMQLASAVGLGAVSFNVARVIGPVLGGYIIKFFGLAPAFAISTATFLGMAWVLWDMKLQPVARELERQIGLGRLLRDGVSYTLRHPAIRYYLVLVLIGATFGRALFELMAPYADEVFQRGSDGMSLLISSFGVGAVAGGFWVARNRDLKQLRTSAAISVALAGLLIVAFGFTGNFWLAMLQLPFFGCALTICGVGSQTLTQAVVEEKYRGRVMSLWSVVAFGGVALGSAALGGWAQSIGLTTATIYWGAVAAVLGLFTLLWMPRIPHPKVAGAS is encoded by the coding sequence ATGTCCCAATCCGCATTATCCACGCCCGCCTATCGCCGCTTCCTTTACGGGAGCACCGTCACGACCCACGGACTCTGGATCCTGCGGCTGGCGCTGGGCTGGCAGGCCTGGCAACTGACCGAATCCGAGTTTTTCGTAGCGGCGGTGGCGTTTGCAGCGTATTTCCCGGTGGCCGTGCTGGGACCGGTATTCGGCGCATACGCCGACCGCTGGGACCGCCGCAGGGCGGCGCAGATCTTCAACGTGCTCAACATCGGCGTCACCGCCGGACTGTTCGGCCTGTCGGCCCTCGGCCTGATGACGCCGACCGCACTGTTCTTGCTCGCGCTGTCCTTCGGCGTGTTCAGCGGCGGCTACACGCCGATGCGCCTGGCCTTGATGGCCAACCTGGTGCCCTCCATGCAACTGGCCAGCGCCGTGGGGCTGGGGGCGGTAAGCTTCAATGTCGCGCGGGTGATCGGCCCGGTGCTCGGCGGCTACATCATCAAGTTCTTCGGCCTGGCGCCGGCGTTCGCGATCAGCACCGCCACCTTTCTCGGGATGGCCTGGGTACTGTGGGACATGAAGCTGCAGCCGGTGGCGCGTGAACTGGAGCGCCAGATCGGACTGGGCCGCCTGCTGCGCGACGGCGTCAGTTACACCCTGCGCCATCCCGCGATCCGCTACTACCTTGTTCTCGTGTTGATTGGCGCCACCTTCGGACGGGCGCTGTTCGAGCTCATGGCGCCGTACGCCGACGAAGTGTTTCAACGGGGCAGCGACGGAATGTCGCTGCTGATTTCATCTTTCGGTGTCGGGGCGGTCGCCGGTGGCTTCTGGGTGGCTCGGAACAGGGACCTGAAGCAGCTTCGCACGTCGGCCGCCATTTCCGTGGCGCTGGCCGGTCTGCTGATCGTTGCCTTCGGATTTACCGGCAATTTCTGGCTCGCCATGCTGCAACTGCCCTTCTTCGGATGCGCCCTGACCATTTGCGGCGTGGGATCGCAGACGCTCACGCAGGCCGTAGTGGAAGAAAAGTACCGGGGCCGCGTCATGAGCCTTTGGAGCGTCGTGGCTTTCGGCGGCGTGGCTTTGGGCAGCGCGGCGCTCGGAGGCTGGGCCCAGTCGATCGGCCTGACCACGGCCACTATTTACTGGGGCGCGGTTGCGGCCGTGCTGGGACTGTTCACCCTGCTCTGGATGCCACGGATTCCGCATCCAAAGGTGGCTGGCGCGTCCTGA
- a CDS encoding alpha/beta hydrolase, which produces MLPRFLPLVALLVAALLPQRSPADWDYRTVEGAGGVPLNVVTAGDTASPPILLIHGFGQSHYSFVHQLNSDLAEDNYLVTFDLRGHGASGKPWAAEDYTEHTVWAEDVAAVVSATGIERPVVVAWSYGTMIAMDYIREHGIGGIAGIIFTGGQGGLMPLRMPGTEDPDMAELGEIRVLQQSRDLADNIRAGERVIDLLTASPLPERERELFRSLGLMVPSYVRRAMVNRSLDNQDLVERLTLPVLFALGAEDNPFQLEDAAELAASRGNVSLTVYEGAGHSVFLEQPQRFNDQLRRFAEQIRSTAVP; this is translated from the coding sequence ATCCTGCCAAGGTTCCTGCCGCTCGTTGCCCTGCTGGTGGCGGCGCTGCTTCCGCAGCGCTCGCCCGCGGACTGGGACTACCGTACCGTCGAAGGCGCGGGCGGTGTCCCGCTGAACGTCGTCACGGCGGGCGATACGGCCTCGCCCCCGATCCTGTTGATTCACGGCTTCGGTCAAAGCCACTACAGCTTCGTCCATCAACTCAATTCCGACCTGGCCGAGGACAACTACCTTGTTACCTTCGACTTGAGGGGCCATGGCGCGTCCGGCAAGCCGTGGGCCGCGGAAGACTACACGGAGCACACGGTCTGGGCCGAGGACGTCGCCGCCGTGGTCTCGGCCACGGGCATTGAACGGCCGGTGGTCGTCGCCTGGTCGTACGGCACGATGATCGCGATGGACTATATCCGCGAGCACGGCATCGGCGGCATCGCCGGGATCATTTTCACCGGCGGCCAGGGCGGCCTGATGCCGCTGCGGATGCCCGGAACGGAGGACCCGGACATGGCGGAGCTCGGGGAGATTCGCGTGCTGCAGCAAAGCCGGGACCTGGCCGACAACATCCGCGCCGGCGAACGGGTGATCGATCTACTTACCGCGTCGCCCTTGCCCGAGCGCGAGCGGGAGTTGTTCCGGTCGCTCGGACTGATGGTGCCATCCTATGTGCGCCGCGCGATGGTGAATCGGAGCCTGGACAACCAGGACCTGGTGGAACGACTTACCTTGCCGGTGCTGTTTGCGCTGGGTGCGGAGGACAATCCCTTCCAGCTTGAAGACGCCGCCGAACTCGCGGCAAGCCGCGGGAACGTCAGCCTCACCGTGTACGAAGGGGCCGGGCACTCGGTGTTCCTCGAACAGCCGCAACGCTTCAACGACCAACTGCGCCGCTTCGCCGAACAAATACGCTCCACTGCTGTACCCTGA
- a CDS encoding serine hydrolase, with amino-acid sequence MRRVAVFFAIAAAVLAAALFVDWRFWYRWYTLPEDPGEWPASYYQPVVEVPGSPGEFFPAAGGAELTIAPDALEAAAAWAEQHNSVALLVLHRGLVQLERYWQDIGPETLFTGRAMTRSLLPPLVAIAIQEGAIESLDDPVGRYLPEWSDDERGRITVRQLLGNLSGLENPPLAGDPDPYAKNARISLGSDFRAAALEFDLENVPGEFFAFSNANAQLLGAVLESATGESYEDYLNSRLWAPLGAGPAQIYMDRPGGMPAVYCCYRATPRDWLRYGAALAAGGRLADRRLWPEGWVEEMTTGSGVYPNYGYQIWVGNPPGTGRRYVQDREQAAPHGPPIEADGVFFLEGGGFRTMYVIPDEELVILRLGYFHPDWLTSTLPNLILAGLDD; translated from the coding sequence ATGCGCCGCGTAGCCGTTTTCTTCGCCATCGCCGCCGCCGTGCTGGCGGCGGCGCTGTTCGTTGACTGGCGGTTCTGGTACCGCTGGTACACGCTGCCGGAGGACCCCGGCGAGTGGCCGGCGAGCTATTATCAGCCGGTCGTGGAGGTTCCCGGCAGTCCCGGAGAATTCTTCCCGGCGGCCGGCGGAGCGGAACTCACGATTGCACCCGACGCTTTGGAAGCGGCGGCGGCATGGGCGGAACAACACAACAGCGTTGCGCTTTTGGTGCTGCACCGGGGCCTGGTGCAGCTTGAGCGTTACTGGCAAGACATCGGCCCCGAAACTTTGTTCACGGGCCGCGCGATGACCCGATCCTTGCTTCCCCCGCTGGTGGCGATCGCGATACAGGAAGGGGCCATCGAATCGCTGGACGATCCCGTAGGCCGCTATCTGCCGGAATGGAGCGACGACGAACGCGGGCGGATCACGGTCCGCCAGTTGCTGGGGAACCTCAGCGGGCTCGAGAACCCGCCGCTGGCCGGCGATCCGGATCCCTACGCCAAGAACGCCCGCATATCGCTGGGCTCCGACTTTCGCGCCGCGGCGCTGGAATTCGATCTCGAAAACGTGCCGGGCGAGTTCTTCGCTTTCTCCAACGCCAACGCCCAGCTGCTGGGAGCGGTGCTGGAGTCCGCAACGGGCGAGTCCTACGAGGACTATCTGAACAGCAGGCTGTGGGCCCCGCTGGGCGCTGGTCCGGCGCAGATCTACATGGACCGGCCCGGCGGCATGCCCGCGGTCTACTGCTGCTACCGCGCCACGCCCAGGGACTGGTTGCGCTACGGTGCGGCGCTGGCGGCCGGTGGCCGCTTGGCGGACCGCCGGCTCTGGCCGGAGGGCTGGGTGGAGGAGATGACGACAGGTTCGGGCGTCTATCCGAACTACGGTTACCAGATCTGGGTGGGCAACCCGCCCGGAACCGGGCGCCGGTATGTACAGGACCGCGAACAGGCCGCGCCGCACGGGCCGCCCATCGAAGCCGACGGCGTCTTCTTCCTGGAAGGAGGCGGCTTTCGCACGATGTATGTGATCCCGGACGAGGAATTGGTGATCCTGCGGCTCGGTTATTTCCATCCCGACTGGCTGACTTCCACGCTGCCCAACCTGATCCTGGCCGGCCTCGACGACTGA
- a CDS encoding DUF1838 domain-containing protein yields the protein MSNIKLPFRPLAQSAPDVSATRRRLCQSLLAGAALIGPGMLPLRAAADGELDLTREPDLLRALVKMRGNLDSELVIGWLRAKRFSISQGRIEPLCGLIAAAFSRFRRVSDDLYEAVVLEVTHYTDFETWELLDALKMPFTGREVEVPAFRFGPTRTRFAVSLDESEEFEPQEGTTQGAFSPAASVRMTKSIHPEYVRNGTLLLRHEEHGRVRPTDSDIPNMFYKESTIWSAPLKEVLDPNVKQVDSLVNYSAMTSWRPWMYMGDVPGHTSSNGHGARARSIEDLPDDFLAYTRRLHPDVLADPEAALGGFE from the coding sequence ATGTCCAACATCAAGCTTCCGTTCCGCCCGCTCGCGCAATCCGCGCCGGACGTGTCCGCAACCCGGCGGCGCCTGTGCCAATCCCTGCTTGCCGGCGCCGCCCTGATCGGACCCGGGATGCTCCCGTTGCGCGCTGCCGCGGACGGGGAACTGGACCTCACCCGGGAACCGGATCTCTTGCGCGCGCTCGTGAAGATGCGGGGCAATCTGGACTCGGAACTCGTGATCGGCTGGTTGCGGGCGAAGAGATTCTCCATCTCGCAGGGGCGGATCGAACCGCTTTGCGGGCTTATCGCCGCGGCGTTCAGCCGGTTCCGGCGGGTCTCCGACGACCTGTACGAGGCCGTCGTGCTGGAAGTCACCCACTACACCGATTTCGAGACCTGGGAACTGCTCGATGCGCTGAAGATGCCGTTCACCGGCCGCGAGGTCGAAGTGCCCGCGTTCCGCTTCGGCCCCACGAGAACACGATTTGCGGTGAGCCTGGACGAGAGCGAAGAATTCGAGCCGCAGGAGGGCACCACGCAGGGGGCCTTCTCGCCGGCCGCCTCGGTACGGATGACCAAGTCGATACATCCCGAATACGTACGGAACGGCACGCTGCTCCTGCGCCATGAAGAGCATGGCCGGGTCCGGCCCACCGACAGCGACATTCCCAACATGTTCTACAAGGAATCCACGATCTGGTCCGCGCCCCTGAAAGAAGTGCTCGATCCGAACGTGAAGCAGGTGGATTCGCTGGTGAACTACTCGGCGATGACCAGCTGGCGGCCCTGGATGTACATGGGCGACGTTCCGGGCCATACGTCCTCGAACGGCCACGGCGCCAGGGCCCGGTCCATCGAGGACCTGCCGGACGACTTCCTGGCCTATACCCGGCGGCTGCATCCCGACGTCCTGGCGGATCCGGAGGCCGCGCTGGGCGGGTTCGAGTGA
- a CDS encoding methylenetetrahydrofolate reductase [NAD(P)H]: protein MNGPARISLEFFPPRTEELTAMLEASLKRLLPYRPLHCTVSYGAGGSTREGTARWVRRIRQDYGIDCAPHLTHVSHTRDEVREIVRDYVAQGVRRMIALRGDIPADGVPDEVRERGYSSTVELITDLRAAGISEVMVGAHPEHGGGDSASLRRHLEFVKQKLDAGATLAITQFFLDNDRYYRLRDIFAGAGIEHLLAPGIMPLHNYRQVFSFAGKTHVEVPAALGARFEQAGEDPDAVSEIAEGFSLGQVRDLVENGVERFHIYTMNRAPLTAAICEALGLSAPGTQS, encoded by the coding sequence ATGAACGGACCCGCAAGAATTTCGCTTGAGTTCTTTCCGCCGCGAACGGAAGAACTGACCGCGATGCTGGAGGCGTCACTGAAGCGCCTGTTGCCGTATCGCCCGCTGCACTGCACCGTTTCCTATGGCGCCGGCGGTTCGACGCGGGAGGGTACGGCGCGCTGGGTGCGGCGGATCCGTCAGGACTACGGCATCGATTGCGCGCCCCACCTGACCCATGTCTCGCACACCCGCGACGAGGTGCGGGAGATCGTGCGGGATTACGTCGCGCAGGGCGTACGGAGGATGATCGCGCTGCGCGGAGACATTCCCGCGGACGGCGTTCCCGATGAAGTGCGTGAACGCGGCTATTCCTCGACGGTGGAGTTGATCACCGACCTGAGGGCTGCCGGGATCAGCGAGGTCATGGTGGGCGCGCACCCGGAGCACGGTGGCGGCGACAGCGCCAGTTTGCGCCGGCACCTGGAGTTCGTGAAGCAGAAGCTCGATGCCGGCGCCACTCTGGCCATCACCCAGTTCTTCCTCGACAACGACCGCTACTATCGCCTGCGCGACATTTTTGCGGGTGCGGGCATCGAGCACCTGCTGGCGCCCGGCATCATGCCCCTGCACAACTACAGGCAGGTGTTCTCCTTTGCCGGCAAGACCCACGTTGAGGTTCCGGCGGCGCTGGGAGCGCGCTTCGAACAGGCCGGAGAGGATCCGGATGCTGTAAGCGAAATCGCCGAGGGCTTCTCGCTGGGCCAGGTTCGGGACCTGGTGGAGAACGGCGTCGAGCGTTTTCACATCTACACGATGAATCGTGCGCCGCTGACCGCGGCCATCTGCGAGGCGCTCGGATTGAGCGCCCCGGGTACGCAGTCGTGA
- a CDS encoding glucose-methanol-choline oxidoreductase, which yields MNYEVFSVGSWDYIIVGAGSAGCAVANRLSADPDTRVLLLEAGGVDRSLYIRMPAAIIRAIGNPALDWCYRAEPDPSRNDRVDLWPAGRILGGSSSINGMLYVRGADYDFDRWAAEGCAGWSYADVLPFFRRMESTPLGDDGIRGRSGPVRTAALRTTHPLAHTFVQAAVEAGVTLNEDYNGRAQEGVAYTEVNQQRGRRYNAARAYLRPVRRRRNLAIRTHSLCRRLLFENGRCVGVEYRRGDRMHRADAGREVILCAGAIASPKLLMLSGIGPAEQLRDAGIEIVKDSPGVGTNLQEHPEGMVGIDVNVPTYNTEINSWKVVLHGLNWLLFGRGPATSPYPHAVAFIRSAPSEPRPDIQVQLGPYAFSFSEEGVIPYDRPAISAAINVSHPRSRGNVRLRSADPDAPPVISHALLDDDDMDRLISGCRQVREILGGPAFAPYRIGERLPGPDVQSDDEWRDYLRRTAFLGYHPVGTCKMGTDALAVTRPDLAVRGVDGLRVADASVMPSLTSGNTNATAMMIGERAADFIRHGAA from the coding sequence ATCAACTACGAGGTTTTTTCCGTCGGTTCCTGGGACTACATCATCGTGGGCGCCGGTTCGGCCGGCTGCGCCGTTGCCAACCGCCTGTCGGCGGATCCGGATACGCGGGTGTTGCTGCTGGAGGCCGGCGGCGTCGACCGTTCGCTGTATATCCGGATGCCGGCTGCGATCATCCGCGCTATCGGCAATCCCGCGCTGGACTGGTGCTACCGGGCCGAGCCCGATCCCAGCCGCAACGACCGCGTGGACCTGTGGCCGGCCGGCAGGATCCTGGGCGGCAGCAGTTCGATCAACGGCATGCTGTATGTGCGCGGCGCGGACTACGACTTCGACCGCTGGGCCGCGGAGGGCTGCGCCGGATGGTCTTACGCCGACGTGCTGCCGTTCTTCAGGCGCATGGAATCCACGCCACTGGGCGATGACGGTATTCGTGGCCGCTCGGGTCCGGTCCGCACCGCGGCGTTGCGCACCACCCACCCGCTGGCGCACACCTTCGTACAGGCCGCCGTCGAGGCGGGAGTGACGCTCAACGAGGATTACAACGGCCGCGCCCAGGAAGGCGTGGCCTATACCGAAGTGAATCAGCAGCGAGGCCGCCGCTACAACGCCGCGAGGGCGTATCTGCGCCCCGTGCGCCGGCGCCGGAATCTCGCCATCCGTACGCACAGCTTGTGTCGGCGGTTGCTGTTCGAGAACGGCCGCTGCGTGGGAGTGGAGTATCGAAGGGGCGACCGTATGCATCGCGCCGATGCCGGGCGCGAGGTGATTCTCTGCGCCGGCGCGATCGCCTCGCCCAAGCTGCTGATGCTGTCCGGGATCGGCCCGGCGGAGCAACTGCGCGACGCCGGCATCGAAATCGTCAAGGATTCACCGGGCGTGGGCACGAACCTCCAGGAACACCCCGAGGGCATGGTGGGCATCGACGTGAACGTGCCCACCTACAACACCGAGATCAACAGCTGGAAGGTCGTTCTGCATGGATTGAACTGGCTGCTGTTCGGGCGCGGCCCGGCCACCAGTCCGTATCCCCACGCGGTGGCCTTCATCCGATCCGCGCCCAGCGAGCCGCGGCCCGACATCCAGGTGCAGCTCGGCCCCTATGCCTTCAGCTTCTCGGAAGAAGGCGTGATCCCCTACGACCGGCCGGCCATTTCCGCCGCCATCAATGTTTCCCATCCCCGCTCGCGCGGCAACGTGCGGCTGCGCAGCGCGGACCCGGACGCGCCGCCGGTCATCTCTCACGCGCTGCTGGACGACGACGACATGGACCGGCTGATCAGCGGCTGCCGGCAGGTCCGGGAAATACTCGGCGGCCCGGCGTTCGCGCCCTACCGCATCGGCGAGCGGCTGCCCGGTCCGGACGTGCAAAGCGACGACGAATGGCGCGACTACCTGCGCCGCACCGCTTTCCTCGGCTACCACCCCGTCGGCACGTGCAAAATGGGCACTGACGCACTCGCGGTCACGCGGCCCGACCTGGCCGTTCGCGGCGTCGACGGGCTTCGCGTTGCCGACGCTTCGGTGATGCCCAGCCTGACCAGCGGCAACACCAACGCCACCGCGATGATGATCGGGGAACGGGCGGCGGATTTCATCCGTCATGGGGCGGCCTGA
- a CDS encoding DUF1838 domain-containing protein produces the protein MKNRREVLKGLALTSFGLAGFRAGEADGSTAAGNLDLGTPAKLLRALVKMRGSLDESIAYIWLRGIRYTLVDGEALPLCAYLGGSITRYRQLADDMYEFLIYEISYYTDIESGEILETLRMPYTEREVSVPLYRSGPGRHVIMMANEEELEWSRESTTSEELARQIAPDAKIYYSLRVRPSLAFGGNVWIRGDTFTRVAPYDPAEASMFYKESITYQARAADLAEPYAPQVDATISFAIATAWRPWMEMAGVAGHTVTDGFGGKVFDIGAMPDDFVRFTAAHHPDVLEDPAALLKS, from the coding sequence GTGAAGAACCGCCGGGAGGTCCTCAAGGGGCTGGCGCTGACCTCATTCGGCCTGGCGGGCTTTCGCGCCGGGGAGGCCGACGGCTCAACCGCCGCCGGCAATCTCGATCTCGGCACGCCCGCCAAACTGCTGCGCGCGCTGGTGAAGATGCGCGGCAGCCTGGACGAGAGCATCGCCTATATCTGGCTGCGCGGAATACGCTACACGCTGGTCGACGGCGAAGCCCTGCCGCTGTGCGCCTACCTGGGCGGCTCGATCACCCGCTACCGGCAGCTGGCCGACGACATGTACGAGTTCCTGATCTACGAGATCTCGTACTACACGGACATCGAAAGCGGCGAAATCCTCGAGACCCTGCGGATGCCCTACACGGAAAGGGAAGTGTCCGTTCCGCTGTACCGCAGCGGTCCGGGCCGGCACGTCATCATGATGGCCAACGAGGAGGAGCTGGAATGGAGCCGCGAGAGCACGACCAGCGAGGAACTCGCGAGGCAGATCGCGCCGGACGCGAAAATCTACTACAGCCTGAGGGTGCGCCCGTCACTGGCCTTCGGCGGCAACGTCTGGATCCGCGGCGACACGTTCACGCGGGTGGCGCCCTACGATCCCGCCGAGGCATCGATGTTCTACAAGGAGTCCATCACCTACCAGGCGCGGGCGGCCGATCTCGCCGAGCCCTACGCCCCGCAGGTGGACGCGACGATCTCCTTTGCCATCGCGACGGCCTGGCGCCCGTGGATGGAGATGGCAGGCGTGGCCGGACACACGGTGACGGACGGTTTCGGCGGCAAGGTCTTCGATATCGGGGCCATGCCGGACGATTTCGTCCGGTTCACGGCAGCCCATCACCCCGACGTGCTCGAAGATCCGGCCGCGTTGCTGAAGTCCTGA
- a CDS encoding FtsX-like permease family protein — translation MFFLDVLRQALESIGANLFRALLTMLGMIIGVAAVVTMVSLGTGAQRAVEEQMEALGADILAITNSQRRFWGVALENSSLGVDDAAALRSDARHLERVVPRITQRLQFEFGNSNARVELIGSTSEYPVLHRYEIAAGRMFVPREEEARLRVAVVGSEVPGKLETTAEALLGQSVLLGGVPFTVIGVLEETGSAGMQNPNDDVLVPLSTAQYRVTGSDRLESIDVQIRRGSAVEQALVDVERIMRREHRIRPGEDNDFGILDRKQFLEVREETTRIFALLLPAIAGVSLVVGGIGIMNIMLVTVAERTREIGVRRAIGATGGAIMSQILVESSLLCLLGGLLGVAAGWGASELLARFFSWQTVVAAESIGVGLGCSLLIGIVFGLWPARRASTLDPIEALRHE, via the coding sequence ATGTTCTTCCTTGACGTGCTGCGGCAGGCGCTGGAATCGATCGGCGCCAACCTGTTTCGCGCCCTGCTAACGATGCTGGGCATGATCATCGGCGTCGCGGCGGTAGTGACGATGGTATCCCTGGGCACCGGCGCGCAGCGGGCGGTGGAGGAGCAGATGGAGGCGCTGGGGGCCGACATCCTGGCGATCACCAATTCCCAGCGGCGGTTCTGGGGCGTGGCGCTGGAGAACAGCAGCCTGGGCGTGGACGACGCCGCGGCGCTGCGAAGCGACGCGCGTCATCTTGAGAGAGTGGTGCCCAGGATCACGCAGCGCCTTCAGTTCGAATTCGGCAACAGCAACGCACGCGTGGAACTGATCGGGTCCACCTCGGAGTATCCCGTGCTGCACCGCTACGAAATTGCCGCCGGAAGGATGTTCGTTCCGCGGGAAGAGGAGGCGCGCCTGCGGGTCGCCGTGGTGGGAAGCGAGGTTCCCGGGAAGCTGGAAACCACCGCCGAGGCGCTGCTGGGGCAGAGCGTGCTGCTGGGTGGCGTGCCGTTCACCGTGATCGGCGTCCTGGAGGAGACCGGCTCGGCCGGCATGCAGAATCCCAATGACGACGTGCTGGTGCCGCTGTCCACGGCGCAGTACCGGGTGACCGGCAGCGACCGGCTCGAAAGCATAGACGTGCAGATACGCCGGGGTTCGGCGGTCGAGCAGGCGCTGGTGGACGTGGAGCGCATCATGCGCCGCGAGCACCGGATCCGGCCGGGCGAGGACAACGATTTCGGGATCCTCGACCGCAAGCAGTTCCTGGAGGTCCGCGAGGAAACCACGCGCATCTTCGCCCTGTTGCTTCCGGCCATCGCGGGAGTCAGCCTGGTGGTGGGCGGAATCGGAATCATGAACATCATGCTGGTCACGGTGGCCGAACGTACCCGCGAAATCGGCGTGCGCCGGGCGATCGGCGCGACCGGCGGGGCGATCATGTCTCAGATCCTGGTCGAGTCCTCGCTGCTGTGCCTGCTCGGCGGCCTGCTGGGCGTGGCCGCCGGCTGGGGCGCGTCGGAACTGCTGGCGCGGTTCTTCAGCTGGCAGACCGTCGTTGCGGCGGAATCGATCGGAGTGGGGCTGGGCTGCAGCCTGTTGATCGGCATCGTCTTCGGCCTGTGGCCCGCCCGCCGCGCCTCAACCCTCGACCCCATCGAAGCCCTGCGCCACGAATAA